The proteins below are encoded in one region of Argonema galeatum A003/A1:
- a CDS encoding toxin-antitoxin system TumE family protein gives MLIENYFQQLRELIESCTLVQSFNLIPATRGESEGFIRGVINLTDGSMLYLREFVNVETTIIREMYSYQYMDGSKNLSFRYDNVEHHKKLNLPNYPHHKHDGSEENVISSNAPMLADVLNEIESLLG, from the coding sequence TTGTTAATTGAAAACTATTTCCAGCAACTTAGGGAGTTAATTGAATCCTGTACATTAGTGCAGTCGTTCAACCTCATACCTGCAACAAGAGGCGAGTCAGAAGGTTTTATTCGTGGTGTAATCAACTTAACAGATGGTTCAATGCTTTATTTGCGTGAGTTTGTGAATGTTGAAACGACTATCATCCGTGAAATGTATTCATATCAGTACATGGATGGCTCAAAAAATCTGAGCTTTCGCTATGACAACGTGGAACATCACAAAAAATTGAATCTCCCAAATTATCCGCATCACAAACATGATGGCAGCGAAGAGAATGTAATTTCCTCAAACGCGCCTATGCTGGCAGATGTATTGAATGAGATTGAGAGTTTGTTGGGATAG
- the metH gene encoding methionine synthase translates to MTHPFLQRLHSPERPVIVFDGAMGTNLQKQNLTAADFGGPEYEGCNEYLVHTKPEAVAIVHRDFLAAGADVVETDTFGATSVVLAEYDLAHQAYYLNKTAAELAKRVANEFSTPEKPRFVAGSIGPGTKLPTLGHIDFDTLKAAFTEQVEGLIDGGVDLLIVETCQDVLQIKAALNGIEEVFQKKGDRIPLMVSVTMETTGTMLVGSDISAVLTILERYPIDILGLNCATGPDRMAEHIKYLCESSPFVVSCIPNAGLPENIGGHAHYKLTPMELRMALTKFVEDWGVQVIGGCCGTQPDHIEQLAEIGKTLKPKERHASYEPSAASIYTAQPYEQDNSFLIVGERLNASGSKKCRDLLNAEDWDGLVSLAKSQVREGAHILDVNVDYVGRDGVRDMRELASRLVTNVTIPLMLDSTEWEKMEAGLKVAGGKCILNSTNYEDGEPRFLKVLEIAKNYGAGVVIGTIDEDGMARSADKKFQIAQRAYRQAVEYGIAPQEIFFDTLALPISTGIEEDRANGKATIESIRRIRQELPGCHVILGVSNVSFGLNPAARVVLNSMFLHEAMQVGMDAAIVSASKILPLAKIEREHQEICLKLIYDRRQFDGNVCVYDPLGELTTLFEGKTTKRDRTEDNNLPVEERLKQHIIDGERIGLDAQLTKALEKYRPLEIINTFLLDGMKVVGELFGSGQMQLPFVLQSAETMKAAVAYLEPFMEKQDAGNNAKGTFVIATVKGDVHDIGKNLVDIILSNNGYKVVNLGIKQPVDNIIEAYEKHKADCIAMSGLLVKSTAFMKENLAVFNERGITVPVILGGAALTPKFVHQDCQNAYQGKVIYGKDAFADLHFMDKLMPAKVAGNWDDLQGFLDEITTADKLKLTQIEEKSAKSNGEVVAKEPQEVDTKRSEAVAVDIERPTPPFWGTQVLKPEDISLEEIFWYLDLQALIAGQWQFRKPKEQSREEYDNFLAEKVYPVLEHWKQRVIEEKLLHPQVVYGYFPCQSEGNSLHIYDPATPPNPPVNRGGQEKESSLPVDGEGWGGVPIATFNFPRQKSLKRLCIADFFAPVESGHIDVFPMQAVTVGNIATEFAQKLFADNQYTDYLYFHGFAVQTAEAVAEWLHARIRRELGFASEEPNNIRDMLAQRYRGSRYSFGYPACPNIADQFKQLELLGADRINLHMDESEQIYPEQSTTAIITYHQAAKYFSA, encoded by the coding sequence ATGACCCATCCCTTCCTACAACGCCTCCACAGTCCAGAACGTCCTGTCATCGTCTTCGATGGCGCAATGGGAACCAACCTGCAAAAGCAAAACCTTACCGCTGCTGACTTCGGGGGGCCCGAATACGAAGGTTGCAACGAATACCTCGTCCACACCAAACCGGAAGCAGTTGCGATCGTGCATCGCGACTTTCTCGCCGCCGGTGCAGATGTAGTAGAAACGGATACCTTCGGTGCTACTTCCGTGGTGCTAGCAGAGTATGATTTGGCACATCAAGCCTACTACCTCAACAAAACTGCTGCGGAACTAGCCAAGCGGGTCGCTAACGAATTCTCGACGCCAGAGAAACCACGCTTCGTCGCTGGTTCGATCGGGCCAGGAACTAAGTTACCCACCTTGGGACATATCGATTTTGATACACTGAAAGCTGCATTTACTGAACAAGTAGAAGGACTTATCGACGGCGGCGTTGACTTACTAATCGTGGAAACTTGTCAGGATGTGCTGCAAATTAAGGCGGCGCTGAATGGAATTGAGGAAGTTTTCCAGAAAAAAGGCGATCGCATTCCTTTAATGGTATCGGTAACAATGGAAACCACGGGTACAATGCTCGTCGGTTCCGATATCAGCGCAGTACTGACAATTCTGGAACGTTACCCGATCGATATTCTCGGTCTAAACTGCGCCACAGGGCCAGACAGAATGGCCGAACACATCAAATATCTCTGCGAAAGCTCGCCTTTTGTGGTTTCCTGCATCCCCAATGCTGGTTTGCCAGAAAACATCGGTGGTCATGCACATTACAAGCTGACCCCGATGGAATTACGGATGGCGCTGACCAAGTTTGTGGAAGATTGGGGCGTGCAAGTGATTGGCGGTTGTTGCGGTACGCAGCCCGATCATATCGAACAATTAGCAGAAATTGGCAAAACTCTCAAGCCAAAAGAACGTCATGCCAGTTACGAACCATCAGCAGCATCAATTTATACTGCACAGCCCTACGAGCAAGATAACTCTTTCCTGATTGTAGGCGAACGGCTAAACGCCAGCGGTTCCAAGAAGTGTCGCGACTTGCTGAACGCCGAAGATTGGGACGGATTGGTATCTTTGGCGAAATCCCAAGTCCGGGAAGGGGCGCACATCCTCGACGTTAACGTGGATTACGTGGGACGGGACGGCGTGCGGGACATGAGGGAGTTGGCATCAAGGTTAGTAACAAATGTGACCATACCGCTGATGTTGGATTCGACGGAATGGGAAAAGATGGAAGCGGGGCTGAAAGTTGCCGGAGGTAAGTGTATACTTAACTCGACCAACTATGAAGATGGCGAACCGCGTTTCTTGAAGGTTTTGGAAATAGCTAAAAACTATGGTGCGGGTGTAGTAATTGGTACGATTGATGAAGATGGCATGGCCCGATCGGCAGATAAGAAATTTCAAATTGCCCAACGCGCTTATCGTCAAGCTGTAGAATATGGTATCGCACCTCAAGAAATCTTTTTCGATACTTTAGCATTACCAATTTCTACAGGGATTGAAGAAGATCGCGCCAACGGAAAAGCCACCATTGAATCTATCCGTCGCATCCGTCAAGAATTACCAGGATGTCATGTTATTCTGGGAGTTTCTAACGTTTCCTTCGGCTTAAATCCGGCAGCAAGAGTTGTGCTGAATTCCATGTTTTTGCACGAAGCAATGCAAGTAGGAATGGATGCAGCAATTGTCAGCGCCAGCAAGATTTTGCCCTTAGCGAAAATTGAGCGAGAACATCAAGAAATTTGCCTAAAACTGATATACGATCGACGGCAATTTGACGGTAATGTGTGCGTTTACGATCCTTTGGGAGAGTTAACCACACTGTTTGAAGGGAAGACGACAAAACGCGATCGGACTGAAGACAACAATCTCCCCGTAGAAGAACGCCTCAAGCAACATATTATCGACGGCGAACGTATTGGTTTAGATGCACAACTGACAAAAGCACTAGAAAAATATCGTCCTCTCGAAATCATCAACACCTTCTTACTGGATGGGATGAAAGTTGTAGGCGAATTGTTCGGTTCTGGACAAATGCAACTACCTTTCGTATTGCAATCAGCCGAAACCATGAAAGCAGCAGTGGCATATTTGGAACCTTTCATGGAAAAGCAAGATGCTGGCAATAATGCTAAGGGAACCTTCGTAATTGCCACTGTTAAAGGTGATGTCCACGATATTGGTAAAAACCTAGTTGATATCATCCTTTCCAATAACGGCTACAAAGTTGTAAACTTGGGGATTAAGCAGCCAGTTGATAACATCATTGAAGCTTATGAAAAGCATAAAGCAGATTGCATTGCGATGAGTGGTTTGCTGGTGAAATCAACCGCGTTTATGAAGGAAAATCTGGCGGTATTCAACGAACGGGGAATTACTGTGCCGGTTATTTTGGGTGGCGCGGCGTTGACTCCTAAATTTGTCCATCAAGATTGTCAGAATGCCTACCAAGGTAAGGTAATTTACGGCAAAGATGCCTTCGCAGATTTGCATTTCATGGATAAATTAATGCCTGCGAAAGTTGCTGGTAACTGGGATGATTTGCAGGGATTTTTGGATGAAATTACCACCGCAGATAAGCTCAAATTAACGCAGATAGAAGAAAAGTCTGCTAAGTCTAATGGTGAAGTTGTAGCTAAGGAACCACAGGAGGTTGATACAAAGCGTTCGGAAGCTGTGGCGGTAGATATTGAACGTCCGACTCCGCCTTTCTGGGGAACGCAAGTTTTAAAGCCGGAAGATATCTCATTAGAGGAGATATTCTGGTATTTGGATTTGCAAGCTTTGATTGCTGGACAATGGCAATTCCGCAAACCAAAGGAACAGTCAAGGGAAGAGTACGATAATTTTCTTGCTGAGAAAGTTTATCCTGTTTTGGAACATTGGAAGCAGCGAGTTATTGAGGAAAAGTTATTGCATCCGCAGGTAGTTTATGGGTATTTTCCTTGTCAGTCCGAGGGAAATTCACTGCATATCTACGATCCGGCTACCCCCCCTAACCCCCCCGTCAACAGGGGGGGACAAGAAAAAGAAAGCTCCCTCCCCGTAGACGGGGAGGGTTGGGGTGGGGTTCCGATCGCTACGTTCAATTTTCCGCGTCAAAAGTCTTTAAAGCGTTTGTGCATTGCCGATTTCTTTGCCCCTGTGGAATCTGGACATATTGATGTCTTTCCGATGCAGGCGGTGACGGTGGGGAATATTGCGACGGAGTTTGCACAGAAATTGTTTGCAGATAATCAATATACTGATTATTTGTATTTTCATGGTTTTGCTGTGCAAACTGCTGAAGCTGTGGCGGAATGGCTACACGCCCGCATTCGTCGCGAGTTGGGTTTTGCTAGTGAAGAACCGAATAATATTCGGGATATGCTTGCACAACGTTATCGCGGTTCGCGTTACAGTTTTGGATATCCGGCTTGTCCGAATATTGCAGATCAGTTTAAGCAGTTGGAGTTGTTAGGGGCCGATCGCATCAACCTCCACATGGATGAAAGCGAACAAATTTATCCCGAACAATCTACAACTGCGATTATCACCTATCATCAAGCGGCGAAATACTTCAGCGCTTAA
- a CDS encoding toxin-antitoxin system TumE family protein: protein MNLLIEDYFQGVRNIIDACSVVRSSNVNYETRSIYRGFIRGELNFSDGSVLYLREFVDVETTSEREMYSYHYEDASKNLIFRYDNTRHHKKLNLPNYPHHKHDGSEENVISSNAPMLADVLNEIVVSLG, encoded by the coding sequence TTGAATTTGTTAATTGAGGATTATTTTCAGGGCGTCCGCAACATTATTGACGCTTGTTCGGTAGTGCGATCGAGCAACGTCAATTACGAAACGCGAAGCATTTATAGAGGCTTCATTCGTGGTGAACTAAACTTTTCGGATGGATCTGTTCTTTACCTGCGTGAGTTTGTGGATGTTGAAACAACGAGCGAGCGGGAAATGTACTCATATCATTATGAAGATGCCTCGAAAAATTTGATTTTTCGCTATGATAATACGAGGCATCACAAAAAACTGAATCTTCCAAATTATCCACATCATAAACATGATGGCAGCGAAGAAAATGTAATTTCCTCAAACGCGCCAATGTTGGCAGATGTATTGAATGAAATTGTGGTATCTTTGGGATAG